Proteins encoded by one window of Monoglobus pectinilyticus:
- a CDS encoding glycosyl hydrolase, whose translation MKKVDFDNEFKNPGSEYRSIPFWAWNDELDTDEIRRQIREMKSCGIGGFFIHSRDGLETEYLSDKWFECVSAAVDEAKKNGMFSWLYDEDRWPSGTCGGSITATDKNSCKGLTLEVYFSVPEKIEGNVLALYKTKVYEMEIYSLERIRYAEGLILSDEEALLIARLEVSGKSEWFNNSAPPDNLSFDTVSDFINNTHKKYKKAVGSEFGVTIPGIFTDEPSLADRHASFNPNRSWIPWTEEFEKYFFEKRGYDVLDMIPYFYFNGEKSEKIRHDYWRTVSERFKEAYSVQIGDWCRENNLLFTGHFLQEDKLGLSCRVNGSVMPHYAAEDIQAIDMLTERAEEYITVKQCSSVSNQLGHGIVLSEMYGCTGWDFSFEGQKWVGDWQYALGVNQRCQHLALYSLRGCRKRDYPPSINCNTSWWKEYKTVEDYFARLSYMLRCGEPIRTVLVVHPMTTVWSRLGCSPYGNPKRNQERDIPKLNELGDTFNSLVKNLCNKHYDCDLGDEVIISEYGSCSDDKFVIGKCEYNTVIMPFCENLLSETYTKVMEFMENGGTVLGLAPFPRLIEGEVSEKLSLLINHHNFVKLFSENELINYLDKNVKREVSIIYENDKEEENILYQLRYDGNGYILFLSNNDRESAHEVNIKLDVLENLEQNNLYVYSLNLLTGTLTSCDFKYAKGRVCFDEYMQGCQSSMFYITNKYVECGSRDVQIWNAEDNRIKTEEIPVEYIAYEADTKNILALDMCRYCMDEKWSENIDVWKAQKEIRENLEMRQIYHNGLEQRYRWVNTRHKNDGKDVWLEFEFKSLTGVDDAELVIERSECFKIELDGKIIDNNSVGCFLDKSFKCIQLPKITEGVHKLRLQCNYTNDMELECCYILGDFGVCANREIIKKPESISLGDITGQGYFHYCGGIAYKFKCCLPELPNKEIYLISKDFDGVSSSAVINGREIKIPWKEAGIVAVGKFLHEGENEIVINVYGSPRNMLGPLHITNKPLVTKDSCFCPMGDNYSQDYNVVSVGLMKPPRLIYFKD comes from the coding sequence ATGAAAAAGGTTGATTTTGATAATGAATTTAAAAATCCCGGTTCAGAGTATCGTTCAATTCCATTCTGGGCTTGGAATGATGAGCTTGATACTGATGAAATCAGAAGACAGATACGTGAAATGAAGTCCTGCGGTATAGGCGGATTTTTTATTCATTCGCGGGACGGTTTGGAGACTGAATATTTAAGTGATAAGTGGTTTGAATGTGTGTCTGCGGCTGTTGATGAGGCAAAAAAGAATGGTATGTTTTCATGGCTTTATGATGAAGACAGATGGCCGTCAGGAACCTGCGGCGGAAGTATAACTGCAACTGATAAAAACAGCTGTAAGGGGCTTACTCTTGAAGTATATTTTTCTGTTCCTGAGAAAATAGAAGGAAATGTACTTGCATTATATAAAACAAAAGTTTATGAAATGGAAATTTACAGTCTTGAAAGAATACGTTATGCTGAAGGTTTAATACTTAGTGATGAAGAGGCTTTGCTGATTGCGAGACTTGAAGTCAGCGGAAAGTCTGAATGGTTCAACAACTCCGCTCCTCCTGATAACTTGAGTTTTGATACAGTAAGTGATTTTATAAACAATACACATAAGAAATATAAAAAGGCGGTAGGCAGTGAGTTTGGCGTTACGATTCCCGGAATATTTACAGATGAGCCCAGCCTTGCGGACAGGCACGCATCGTTTAATCCAAATCGAAGCTGGATACCGTGGACTGAGGAATTTGAGAAATACTTTTTTGAAAAACGCGGTTATGATGTTTTAGATATGATACCATATTTTTATTTTAATGGTGAAAAGAGTGAAAAAATAAGACATGATTACTGGCGAACGGTCTCGGAACGGTTTAAGGAAGCCTATTCGGTTCAGATTGGAGATTGGTGCAGAGAAAATAATCTATTATTCACCGGTCATTTTTTGCAGGAAGATAAGCTGGGTTTGTCCTGCCGTGTGAACGGTTCTGTCATGCCCCATTATGCCGCTGAGGATATTCAGGCGATTGATATGCTCACTGAACGTGCAGAGGAATATATAACGGTTAAGCAGTGTTCGAGCGTCTCTAATCAGTTGGGACATGGGATAGTGTTATCGGAAATGTATGGCTGTACCGGCTGGGACTTTAGTTTTGAGGGACAGAAATGGGTAGGAGACTGGCAGTATGCGCTTGGAGTTAATCAGAGGTGTCAGCACTTGGCGCTTTATTCGCTTAGAGGCTGCCGCAAGCGGGATTATCCGCCGAGTATAAACTGTAACACCAGCTGGTGGAAGGAATATAAAACGGTAGAGGATTATTTTGCTCGTCTGTCATATATGTTAAGATGCGGAGAGCCGATAAGAACGGTTCTGGTTGTTCATCCAATGACAACGGTGTGGAGCCGGCTGGGATGCAGTCCTTATGGCAATCCAAAGAGGAATCAGGAGCGTGATATACCTAAGCTTAATGAACTCGGAGATACCTTTAATTCACTCGTAAAAAATCTTTGTAATAAGCATTATGACTGTGACCTCGGTGATGAGGTTATAATAAGCGAATACGGAAGCTGCAGCGATGATAAATTTGTTATTGGGAAATGTGAGTACAATACTGTGATAATGCCGTTTTGTGAAAACTTGCTTTCAGAAACTTACACAAAAGTTATGGAGTTTATGGAAAACGGCGGAACTGTGCTTGGACTTGCTCCGTTTCCGAGATTAATTGAGGGAGAAGTATCTGAAAAATTATCTTTGCTTATAAATCATCATAATTTTGTGAAACTGTTTTCAGAAAATGAGCTTATTAATTATTTGGATAAAAATGTTAAACGCGAAGTTTCAATAATTTATGAGAATGATAAAGAGGAAGAAAATATTTTATATCAGCTGAGATATGACGGAAACGGATATATCCTCTTTTTATCTAATAATGACAGGGAAAGCGCTCATGAGGTCAATATAAAGTTAGATGTTTTAGAGAACTTGGAACAGAATAATTTATATGTATATTCTTTAAATCTTTTAACAGGAACTTTAACGTCCTGTGATTTCAAATATGCAAAAGGCAGGGTATGTTTTGATGAATATATGCAAGGCTGCCAAAGCTCAATGTTTTATATTACCAATAAATATGTTGAATGCGGCAGCAGAGATGTTCAGATATGGAATGCAGAAGACAACCGGATTAAAACTGAAGAAATTCCAGTCGAATATATCGCATATGAAGCCGATACAAAAAATATTTTAGCTCTTGATATGTGCAGATATTGTATGGATGAAAAGTGGTCGGAAAACATAGATGTTTGGAAAGCACAAAAAGAAATCAGAGAGAATCTTGAAATGCGCCAAATTTATCATAATGGACTTGAACAAAGATACCGCTGGGTAAACACGCGTCATAAAAACGATGGAAAAGATGTTTGGCTGGAATTTGAGTTTAAATCTTTAACCGGCGTGGATGATGCAGAGTTGGTTATTGAAAGATCGGAATGCTTTAAAATTGAACTGGACGGAAAAATAATTGATAATAATTCGGTCGGCTGTTTTTTGGATAAATCTTTTAAATGTATTCAGCTTCCGAAAATAACTGAAGGCGTTCATAAACTGAGACTGCAATGTAATTACACAAACGATATGGAGCTTGAATGCTGTTATATATTAGGTGATTTTGGGGTATGCGCAAATCGTGAAATCATTAAAAAACCGGAATCTATTAGTTTGGGCGATATAACGGGGCAGGGATATTTTCATTATTGCGGAGGTATAGCGTATAAGTTTAAATGCTGTTTGCCCGAATTGCCCAATAAAGAAATATATTTAATCTCAAAGGATTTTGACGGAGTATCTTCGTCAGCTGTGATAAACGGCAGGGAGATTAAAATTCCGTGGAAAGAAGCCGGGATTGTGGCTGTCGGAAAGTTTTTACATGAGGGAGAAAATGAGATAGTTATAAACGTGTACGGAAGTCCTAGGAATATGCTGGGACCATTGCATATAACAAATAAACCGCTGGTTACAAAGGACAGCTGTTTCTGTCCTATGGGTGATAACTATTCACAAGATTATAATGTGGTAAGCGTAGGATTAATGAAACCGCCGAGATTGATTTATTTTAAAGATTAG